The region AGGTTAAGTAAAGAGGTCATAGAATCATGCACTGGAAATGAGGCAAAGGTTGATAATTTGGATTCTCTTCAGCGTGCTCTTTCTAACCACGTGAAAAATAAAAGGTTATTGATAGTCCTTGATGATGTGTGGGATGATGCTTTGAAGGATAGTGGGCGGTGTTGGGAGATGTTTTGTGCACCTTTTACAAGTGTCCAAGAGGGAAGTGCGATGTTAGTCACCACTAGATGTCCAAATGTTACGAAGGTCGTGCACACAATGGAGCCTGTTATAGTTGAAGGTCTAAAGGACGATGTCTTTTGGAATTTCTTCAAGTTATGCGCGTTTGGATCTGAGGGTTCTAGCAATGATCCTGAGTTAGAGCGTATTGGGAGAAGAATACTCCCTAAATTGAagggttctcctttggccgccaaaACTCTAGGGCGCATGTTAAGAATGGACCATCAAGCATCGCATTGGAGTTCTATACTTGAGAGTGAACTATGGGAGTTGAGACAAAAGGAAACCGAGATTTTGCCTGCCCTTCGGTTGAGCTACATGTATTTACCATTCTATTTGAAACAATGCTTTGCATTCTGTGCCATGTATCCCAAAGATTACAAATTTGAGAAGGCATGCTTAGCTGAAATTTGGGTAGCAGAAGGCTTTGTGGAGCCTCAAGGTGGTGTTCCCATTCAAGATATTTGCTATCAGTATTTTGAAGACCTTGTGTCGCGGTCCTTCTTTCAAAAGGTTAATGGTCGATATGTAATCCATGACTTGCTGCATGACATGGCACAAAAAGTTTCAGAGCATGACTGCTTCATCTTACGAAATAAGAGTGACTTTGATAAAGTTCCCCAGAATGTTCGCCATCTATACATACTCCCTAGCAGTGAATTTGATGATTCCAACTTGTTGAGACTATGCAAGCACACAAAGCTGCGCACCCTAATTTGCAAGATTAATTTGGGGAAAAGAACATGCTTTGTAATGGACCACTGGTGTACTAAACTTACACGTATGCGTGTGATGTCTTGTGCCTTCACAAATGAATTACCAGATAGTATTGGTAATTGGAAGCATCTTCGGTACCTTGAAATCTCCAGAACTTGTACTTTGAAGAGGATTCCTTCATCATTCTGTTGGCTATATAATATGCAGATTTTATATGCCAAGAAATGCACTATACAAAGCTTACCCGCTGACTTTGATAAGTTGACCAGTTTACAGAAATTTGAATCAAACGGATTAACTATTGATGCAGCCAATCAAGAGGGACAAGGAATTAGGTCAATAAAGAATCTGAATCAAATTCGTGAATACTTGGTGATAAATAATCTTGGCATCCTAAGTAAGGACCGTGCGGCAGAAGCTAAACTGAAGGATAAGAAATGTCTTGATAGGTTGACATTGATTATGCGAGTTGCTTTACGCTCCGCTGAGTTTTATATCCACAACAATGATACAGAAGTGCTTGAAGGTCTGCAACCTCCCACCAGCCTCGAGCGTCTCTTCATCAAGAATTATGTCGGTGTCTCGCTCCCAAGCTGGTTTCAACCACAAAACTTGCCAAGTTTAACATCACTTCGTTTTGAAGGTTTTGTTGGGATGAAGACCATATCATTTCCCGTGATCTCACAGAGCATAAACCTAAATGAGATACATGCATTTGGTACGTTCTTGTCCTTGACAAACATAACCATTGATAACTGTGAAAATATATCAAGTCTAGAAGATTTTCTGCTTCCAGATTACGTACCAGCCATAAAAAGAATAAGTATCTCCGATTGCAAGATGCTAGAATCAATACCAGGTGAAGTGTTTGGGGATTTTAATTTCCTTGAAGCATTTTGGATAGCTGATTGTCCAAACATGCGCCTCCAAAGATTGGTTTCGCCATCCCTCAAGGAGCTCAAGTTGTGGCGTTCTAGTATCTTTTGCAATATTGACTGCTGCTCCCTCACCTCCTTTCATTGTCAGTGCGTGTTTGCCACGTCCATACAACTACAAACGTGGAGTCTTCCAGCTTTAAAGAGGTTGGAAATTTGGTGCAAATCTCTTACATATATTGGAGGCTCCCCTAATCTTTCCATTTCTACGGGCACTGGCAACATTAGAGCACTTTCGTCCCTTTACTGTCCTACAATTTAAGTACTGTGATAAATTGTCAACCCTTGATGAGCTCCTAACAGAAGAATATCTACCTGCTATTGAGGAAATTGAAATCATAAGTTGCCCCGAGTTACTGTCCCTTCCAGTTGAAAGGTTTGTGAGTTTTCCTCATCTGAAACATCTTAGGGTTGATGACTGCCCAAGTCTCAACTGGCAAAGGGGGCTGGTGTTGCCATCATATCTCAAGGTgcggatatgtgagtgtccaatgttAGAGGAAGTGGATGAAATCAACAGAAGACCCGCCTAAGGTATTTCTGCTAACGCCTGTTTCCCGTCTGCCTTTTACTTTGCTCTTGTTCAAAAATTCTCTATATACTGGCAGCTGCTCATGTAGTATTATGCAGTGACAATTCAACCTAAATTGTTATGTATCACTAAAGTATGATGGACTTACTCACTGATGACACCTACATGCATTGTATGTTTGATCTGTATAGAATCTTGATTTGTTAATCATTTCCATAAAGAAAGAGAATTCCAATATAGGTGGCATTTTGAACAAAACTTGTCTGTATGAGTGCTGCCGTGCAGTGTGTGTTAAGTCAAAGCTCTTGTTCTTTGGGCAAATTTGCTATACTGATCATGTTTTCTATTTCAAGGAACGCATAGCTGCATTACCTGAAGTTGGAAGACCTGAGGACAACAAGATATCATTGCCATTGCCTGGccgtctctatctctctctctctctctccatccgtgGCTTCGTGGTTGTTTCTCCTTTTTACATTTTTATTCCATCAATCATTAATCATATTTTCTCTGATAACTTCAGTTCCCACTTCTCAGTTTTTTGCACAGCCGCAAGCTTGTTGTAATAACTAATGAACGACATAGAGTCGCTATGTGAGACATGTGGTATCTGTACGCATTTGTGCGTTCTGGTGCATCTTAACTACAGTAGTTCCTACAGTGAAAAGGCAGGCAGATTGTTTCATGTTTCGGAAGTAAAGAAATACAGTACTAGCTAGTTTGCTGTGGCAGGTTCCAGGGGGAACAGATTACTACGCCTGCGATTTGTGATGTATTTCAGGCCGCCACAGAGTTAGACTAGATGATATGTCCAGTCCCGTTGGCTGGCAGAAGAAAGTACGATTAGCTTACGCAGTGAGTCTGTTTGAAAAGGAATTTATTGCAGGGTGCAGCTAAGGTAGTGTACTTCGGCTCAGGAATACAGTGTATAGGCTGCTGCTGCTGGTTGGGGTGACTTTGGGCTTGACATATGGCCGTTTTAGGGAAGAGGCCGAGACCAAGGCCCGACCGGTTTTTGCACTGATTTTTTTGAACAATTAAGTAAAAAAAATTGAACAATGCTTTTGCACTGATTGGTCAGGCTTGGGCCTGGAATCTTGGCCCATGAGCTGGGCCGTACCCGGGCCTGGGTTTTTCTGCTGTGGGCTTTCTTAGGCCTGGTCCGAGTTATGGCCAGGTATAGTTCAGACaagttttttttttgtttctttgtgtgtgtgtgtgtgtgtgtgtttgttccaTTTTCAAGATGCAACAAAGTTGAATGGAGGAAGGTCTGGCGGTTTTAAGTTTCAGAGGTTAGAAGTTTTATGCCTCGGCTGATTATTTCAATCTGAAACTGAATGGTCTGATGGCTTCTACAGTAGGACGCAGCTGCATTTTGAGTTGTAGTACATTTGGTTTGAGAGTGAGATGAGGTGAATTGAagattagtactccctccatttttgtatacaaggccacaaactcggaTTATATGTACCAATGTAAAATTTAATGCATGCTTTACAAGTCAATTTTTCTTCTTGTTTACTGGGATCATTAATACTTCGCATGCATGCAAAGAAACTGAGTGGAGAAAGTAGCTGactgtcattatgactacatgcatgaaACTATTAAATAGGTTGTTAGTACGAGAAAATATCATTAActttgcctcgattactgttggtggccttgtatagatgcaaaatgtatattccatagtggccttgtatataaaaatagagggagtacgtCTGCACCTGAATTAGGAACAATTAGCAGGTAAGGCAGTTGAGACCTTTTTTCCTGAGGTAATAGCACCAGGAGTCCCtgaacttgtcatggatgtgatgatTTGGTCCCAAACTTACAAAATGCAACTATTGAGTCACACAACTTGCAGCCAATGTGCAAGTTTGGTCCTAGCCAACCAGAGCTCGACAAGTGGAGCCTAGTCAGCACAGCCGTCAGCCCAGCGCCTTTTGCATTTACCCCCCTGGACTTTGCATTAATCAACCCACACTACAGCCGTCAGCCCAGCAACTACTTGTAGCTGGCGTGCGCCGCGCCCGTGTTGGGCTGGAAGCACTCGCCGCCGGGCTGGATGGCGTCGCAGGTCCCGTTCCCCTGCCCGCACGCGTACGTCAGTGCGTCCCCCACCGCCGTCTCGTTCAGCTTCCTGCCGGCGTGCGCGGCCAGCACGCACCATATCGGGCCCTTGTACGGCGTGTCGTTCTCCGGCGCCGGCAGCGGCGGGTACGCCCACAGCGGCCGCCGCCCGGTGAGGTCGACCGGGTACACGGCCGTGCCGTTGGCGTAGTAGATGCCCCAGTGGCGCTCCGTGCCCGGCCCGGGCTTGAGGTTCTCGTTGTAGAGGGAGAAGACGAACACCGGCATCCTGGCGCCCGGCCGCGCCGGCGTGCCGGGGTTCCTGGCCATCCGCGCCGCGAGGTTCCTGTTGTAGACGGCGGCGTTGCGGACGTTGGCGCCGATCTGGTCGTAGTCGCCGCCGTTGGGCCAGCCGGTCTCCGCGATGGCGATCCTGACGCCCCCGTGGCCGAGCTTGGATATGGCGGCGCCCACGGCGTCGAGCATTTCGTCGAGCAGGTTGGTGTAGGTGAGCCCCGTGCCGGGGTCGACGtagcgggcgcgcgtggcgggctgGAGGAGCGCGTAGTCGAGCGGCACGGTGCCGTTGCTGCCGGCCCAGACGAAGTAGGTGTAGGCGTCGACGAAGTAGTAGGAGTTGGTGCCCTCGAGGAAGCGGAGCAGCGGGCGCATGACGGACTCGGCGATGTCGGGGCGGAAGGCCGCGGCGGAGGGCGGGCGCGGGAAGGCGCCCGTGACGAGCGCGTCCATGGCGAGCGTGGTGCCGAGCTTGACGCGGCGCGCGCGGAGGTTGCGGTGGAGGTTCTCCATGGCCGGCACGATGCGGGTCCAGGTGGAGGCCGCGATGGAGCCGTCGGAGAGCACCTCGTTGCCGACGAGCAGGTACTTGACGCGCGTCCGCGGGAGGTAGGGGAGCAGGTTGGCGGCGACCCAGCGGTCGGCGGCGGCGTAGGAGGCAGCCAGGTCCGGGATGATCTGGTTTGGCACCATGATGGAGACCGCCATGCCCGTGCCGGCCAGCGCGCGGAGCACCGCCGGGTTGACGTCATAGATCTTGACGGAGCCCGCCCCCGCCGCGCGCAGCAGCTGCACGGACCGCCGCGGCGCCGGGATGTCGTCCGCCACCCTGCCGTAGTTGACGCCGAGGCCGCGGGCGCGCCCGTGACCGTGGCGGAAGGGGCTCCCGCTCCAGCTCGCGTCCGCCGCTGCAGGAGCAAAAGAAACGGACAGGGCAACGTAGCGCACGTCAGCAACGTTGAACACTACTGTAgttaattaaaaataattaaagaaAAAAGATGTTATCAATAGTTGACAGCTGTGTGGTGTAGTGCGGTTTGATTAGTGCAAAGTCCAGGGGGGTAAATGCAAAAGGCGCTGGGCTGACGACTGTGCTGACTAGGCTCCACTTGTCGAGCTCTGATTGGCTGGGACCAAACTTGCACATTGGCTGCAAGTTGTGTGACTCAATAGTTGCATTTTGTAAGTTTGGGACCAAatcatcacatccatgacaagttcaGGGACTCCTGGTGCTATTACCTCTTTTTTCCTTGAGCATCTCTCTCCAAAACTTTTTTTCCTACTTCTTTTCGCCTTTCAGATCATAGCACAGCAAACAATTAGGTGGCCCTTTAGAGTAGTGTTAAAATTCTTGAGCACAAGCAAATCGCCTGAAGAAGCAATATAAATATGGAGCGCATGCATGAAAAAATTGTAGACACTGGGTTTTTCACTTATTTTTGCATTAGTTTATGCACATCAAAAGATCCCCGACGAAGGCCACCATGTAAAAACAACTACAACTAAAAAAACTAAATAGTACTCCTCGGGTGAGGTCGAGAATCCCAAGCCAGAAGATCCGGCCTCGTCGTCATAGGAGACTGACACGACCTAGCCGGAACCGCTATCTTCCTTCTCCAAGCTCGGCTCAGGAGAGCTTGGAGGTTGGCCCCCCTTCTCCGTGGCACAGACCTCTACACTGATATCGACACGGTGCTCCGGTGAAATTTGCTTGAACCAAGAAGTGAGCCTGCTGACTCCCGTGTACCACCAATCCATGGCGGATCTTGAGGCGCCACTCAGCCATCACCTGCGGTGGCCTTATCGCCTTCGTCGAGGATTCATTGCAAACTTACTACATTCGCTCGTCCCACTCTAGTTCTCGCGAACGAGCCGCCTAGGCTACTCGGTGAGTTTGCTGGTGAAGTTGAGAAGAGAGGCAGGGATTGTTGAGTATACGTGTTGTGCATATCTGTGTTTTGGCCCCACCTCTTAGTTCTCGACCCTCGTTCCCGTCACTCGACTCCATTGTCCCAGGAACTTGGCAACTATGTCCCCACGAACAATGGTGCGAAACTCGTTGCTCAGGTGCAGGAGCTGTGCCGCCTGATTGTCTAGGAAGAACAGGCGGATGGCGTGCCAGGCGGCGTAGGCGGACGTACTGTTGTTCATGATGACATCGATGAGATCGGGGCAGACGGTGGCATGCATCCAGAGAATGATGTCGACGTCCGCAGCCCGCCaagcgtcatcgacagtggcgagaTCCACCTCCTGGTCGGTGTGATCGCGAGCATGGAAGCTGGTGAGGAAGAAGATCATGGAACGACGCGAACGAGAGTAGTTATTCTCGGCAGGGTCAAGCTTGTAGGGGATGAACTAGGTGATGGGGAAATCGCCAAGGGATTTGGGTAGGGATCTGGGAAGGGAGGGTGTGGCTCCGGAGACGAAGACGGACCGGGAAACGGGAAGGGCACGCACGCCATCTGGGGAGTCCTGCTGGGGTCGGCTGATGGGAGCGCGAGGCATGGGGCTGAGAGAAGGAGAGGAGTCGGGATTGAGAGAAGGAGAGGAGCCGCCGGCAGCTGCGGCGGCGGCGTCATCGTCGCTGAGGGAGGGAGAGGTAGAAATGAGAActaggctctgattaccatgaagATTACTGAACTCCCACATGTTACATTGATCTCAATCAAGTGTACATATACAGAGGAGGCTGCCCACGTATCAGCACACGCAGGTGCGTGGGGGCGCCAGATGCGGTCTCCCTAGAGAATCGGACTAGaggttacacacacacacacgttatATCACGTTCAACATCCACAAGATGTGGTTCCTTAGGGGGCCGCGCGGTACGCCTATGGCACCATTTAAAGACATTACAATCAAGCACTATTCCAGCCCTCTCAGGCCATCAAGATTTTTGGCCGTTGGATATGGACTTGTGTGTATTTCTGGCCTTTGATTTTTTTGCCAGCCCCGGCAGGGCTTTCGGTTGCATACCAAAAGTGCTACACCGACTGGGTCGCTGCTCCCATAACAAATTCGTTGATCTTCTGTTAATTTGGGCTGACTGGGCTTTTAAGTATTGTATGTCATCGGTTCTCAATGTTGCTTTGCACGTGGAAAAGGGGGGCACACATCAACACACGCTCAGCCGCAGGCCTCGCAGGGTGAGAGGCCAGCGACATGGCCCTTGCCAGCCGTGCAACGCTACTCGGGTGGGAAGAGTGAGAGGGCGACAAGGTCCGTGCGAAGCGAGCAACAAGATCGACTCGTCGGGCAACGCCCTGGGCGCGTTGATGAGGCCGCTGGCGATTGACCAGATGAATCACCGTTGCTACAGCACTTTAATGGCAATTGATAGTATGCGCTAACTGAGCGGGACGATTATTTCAAGTCAGTTACCATGTCACTTTGTGTTCTTACTTCGCTCCACACGCGTCCATATAGTCTCTGTTGTGTGTCATCCGTCTGTTCGTACCCCACTCCCCCTCCTTGGTTCCTTAATTTCAAGATAGTCTCCGACATCCATGGTTGACGCTCCAGTCGCCACTCCATCTTGTGCGTTCTGCCAATCTTCCCTCCCTNNNNNNNNNNNNNNNNNNNNNNNNNNNNNNNNNNNNNNNNNNNNNNNNNNNNNNNNNNNNNNNNNNNNNNNNNNNNNNNNNNNNNNNNNNNNNNNNNNNNNNNNNNNNNNNNNNNNNNNNNNNNNNNNNNNNNNNNNNNNNNNNNNNNNNNNNNNNNNNNNNNNNNNNNNNNNNNNNNNNNNNNNNNNNNNNNNNNNNNNNNNNNNNNNNNNNNNNNNNNNNNNNNNNNNNNNNNNNNNNNNNNNNNNNNNNNNNNNNNNNNNNNNNNNNATTCTCTGATTCCCGTTCTTTCACCGAGTTCGCGTGACTTACTGCTACATGTTTGGGATTGTATACACAAATTGGATGTTTTAAGGCAGACAGGTTGCGAACTTATCTCTCTCACCTAATCAACTATCTCTTTCACCCAATGAACTATGGTTCTGAATTGTTGTTATATTTTCTCCCCAATTTGATGCAGGTGGTGTCAGTGTATGAATTGGCGACTTGTTCTACTCGATTGGCTGAAGGCGTACTCTTatgcctccccctcgcttccgtcCCTGGCGTTCATGTGTTGATAGTAATTAGTTCCCCATTCGAGATAAGAGACTTAATTAGATTGATTCCTGCACTAAGAATATATCCAAAGGTGCCAAGGTTGACTTCTGCGTTGAGACTCTTCTTTGGCTATGACTTATGACTGAATATTCTCAAGAGCCACATTTGTAGCTTGTTATGTCAAGGTTCTTCCAATGCAGATGAAAAAAACAATTAGCAGTGAGCAATCTGCTATCAACTTCTCCATTCTTGCTATATTTGGTTGATCCAAGGGCCAAATGAGAACTATGTGTTCTTGGACATGACTGATCCAAGGAAAACATGAAAACTATGTGTTGTTAAACAATCAGGTTTCATTCTCTCATGTGCATATTCTATAGCATATTTTCATATATATTAGGACTATAGGAGTATGTTTTTGTTTCCACCAATTGTTATTCTCTGTTAGGGACTTCCATAACATGAAGACTACCCTGAAAGGATTCAAAGTTTTTGTTGGATCCAGTTTGACACATATATTTATGGTTTATAAACCCGTCTAGATTAACAATTAGTTTGCAGATAGGTATAACTATGCACATTCCTAATATGCACGTTCCCAATGCAAGTACAAAACTGAACACACACAACATGTGTTATGATGCTGGGGCGTCTTCTTTTTTTCCCTCAACATCAACTGTGTAACTGCCAGTATAAGTAATATGAACCAGCAACAGTTAAACTAGGGTGGTTTGTTTCCACAGGAAATAGAGCCCCCACTTTGGCAAGATTCTTCCTGCATTGCAGCTGGGTTAGTAAATAGCAGATGAAGCAATTAGTCCAGTCTGGGACTCTGGGTGGAAACTTGCCACTAAATAAATACCCAACAAAAAAGAAAAACCCTGAACCAATTGGACACAAAAAATGGTTAGATGCGGTTAGTTAGGGACATCTCGGTGTACCCTCATGCATACCCAATGACCATAGAGATATAGAAAAATATACTTATTCTTGCATCAAGTTATGTTCGTTGACTGCAAGATCCTCGCTGGATGCCAAGCTAAGTATTTGATATACAATATAGGTCTTTATGAGCTGTGAAGATTACTTTGATACTTGCATATGGGCACTACAACTGGAAAACCTGTCTTTACCAATCGGTGAAGACAACCTAAGTCGAGTACGATTCTCGGCAATGGGACGAAGAGTTAATTTTCTTTCACTCAATTTAGGAAATTACATAAAGTGGTGGTATATTCTAGACCAATTTTATGTAAACTATCTCAGTATATCCTCCTAACATCCTGAAATTTAAAACAAGCGTGATTACGTTTGTGCTATTACTTCAGTCTGCCAATTATTTGTGGACTTATGTGAAATATATTCAA is a window of Triticum dicoccoides isolate Atlit2015 ecotype Zavitan chromosome 2B, WEW_v2.0, whole genome shotgun sequence DNA encoding:
- the LOC119266112 gene encoding probable glucan endo-1,3-beta-glucosidase A6; amino-acid sequence: MAVSIMVPNQIIPDLAASYAAADRWVAANLLPYLPRTRVKYLLVGNEVLSDGSIAASTWTRIVPAMENLHRNLRARRVKLGTTLAMDALVTGAFPRPPSAAAFRPDIAESVMRPLLRFLEGTNSYYFVDAYTYFVWAGSNGTVPLDYALLQPATRARYVDPGTGLTYTNLLDEMLDAVGAAISKLGHGGVRIAIAETGWPNGGDYDQIGANVRNAAVYNRNLAARMARNPGTPARPGARMPVFVFSLYNENLKPGPGTERHWGIYYANGTAVYPVDLTGRRPLWAYPPLPAPENDTPYKGPIWCVLAAHAGRKLNETAVGDALTYACGQGNGTCDAIQPGGECFQPNTGAAHASYK